A DNA window from Mesorhizobium sp. C432A contains the following coding sequences:
- a CDS encoding DUF2157 domain-containing protein has protein sequence MASYSSRARADIGRWLQAGLIDAKTADALKRDIDANERKSLSFGTILAMMAALLFGAAILLFVAANWDAIPRLVRVAALFAVILAGYVGGAVLKMRDHAAIGEALWIVAAAAFGGSIALIGQMYHLTGDEASAIVTWGIGTALAAVALRSNPLTVAAVGISIAWLFVRAFDFYDRPVFPDFFVVMAPVLFVVSFWTRSQPARHLIILSVIFYIAVRGLDQNTLALAIPLVAVSALLFAVSIFAAGPADRILQLGGRLPLHALIGFLTGLAMMQIELGDDNAFSNGFAIASVIALAGIAAAIMLGGRESRGLRWVAYAGFAFELAIIYVVTLQTMLGTAGFFLAAAVLFGILALVIIRVEKRMKAPEGAAA, from the coding sequence ATGGCGAGCTATTCGTCGCGGGCGAGGGCCGATATCGGGCGGTGGCTGCAGGCTGGCCTGATCGACGCGAAGACGGCCGATGCGCTTAAGCGCGACATCGACGCAAACGAGCGCAAATCGCTGAGCTTCGGCACTATATTGGCCATGATGGCGGCGCTGCTGTTCGGCGCCGCGATCCTGCTCTTCGTCGCCGCCAACTGGGACGCCATCCCGCGGCTGGTGCGGGTCGCGGCACTGTTTGCCGTCATTCTCGCCGGCTATGTCGGCGGCGCGGTGCTGAAGATGCGCGACCATGCGGCGATCGGCGAGGCGCTGTGGATCGTGGCCGCCGCGGCCTTCGGCGGATCGATCGCGCTGATCGGCCAGATGTACCATCTCACGGGCGACGAGGCCTCGGCCATCGTCACCTGGGGCATCGGCACGGCACTTGCCGCGGTGGCGTTGCGCTCGAACCCGCTGACGGTCGCTGCCGTCGGCATATCCATTGCCTGGCTGTTCGTGCGCGCGTTCGACTTTTATGACCGCCCCGTATTTCCGGATTTCTTCGTCGTGATGGCGCCGGTGCTTTTTGTCGTCTCATTCTGGACGCGTAGCCAGCCGGCACGCCACTTGATCATTCTCTCGGTCATTTTCTATATCGCGGTGCGCGGCCTGGACCAGAACACGCTCGCCCTGGCTATTCCTCTGGTCGCGGTGTCGGCGCTGCTGTTTGCGGTTTCGATCTTCGCCGCTGGGCCGGCCGACCGGATCTTGCAACTCGGCGGGCGGTTGCCTTTGCACGCCTTGATCGGCTTTCTCACCGGGCTGGCGATGATGCAGATCGAACTGGGCGATGACAACGCCTTCAGCAACGGCTTTGCCATTGCGTCGGTCATCGCACTGGCCGGCATTGCCGCGGCGATCATGCTGGGCGGGCGCGAGAGCAGGGGGCTGCGCTGGGTTGCCTATGCCGGCTTTGCCTTCGAGCTCGCCATTATCTATGTCGTGACCTTGCAGACGATGCTCGGCACGGCCGGCTTCTTCCTGGCTGCCGCAGTGCTGTTCGGCATCCTGGCTCTCGTCATCATCCGTGTGGAAAAACGCATGAAGGCCCCGGAAGGAGCGGCAGCATGA
- a CDS encoding DUF1127 domain-containing protein has protein sequence MNLIRNYRNWRRYRDTVSELSRLSNRELTDLGISRSDIHYVARKAV, from the coding sequence ATGAACCTGATCCGCAACTACCGCAACTGGCGCCGCTACCGGGACACCGTCTCCGAGCTGAGCCGCCTGTCGAACCGTGAACTGACCGACCTCGGCATCAGCCGCAGCGACATCCACTACGTCGCCCGCAAGGCGGTCTAA
- a CDS encoding peptidoglycan DD-metalloendopeptidase family protein, which translates to MQFSVLKANGRTLSRGCAVLMLAGVAAGCSSQVSRFNGVDDVFTSSTNNQRAIIDKQSTAQPYPGDVAAEPIAAAPVDGSHNQSVSRSSLEPVTVQQLPPPSAPKAAPMRTASAPALAPAPHVDRTTTGTVQPARPFKNAGDSDPKPLAAGTPHATEIVVSDGETISGIAHRYHVPADVIMKVNGLSATKGLKTGQKLVIPAYAYSSKGTEPKLADGKPANSPKAPAPEKVAVLPQQPKLKDGKSAAQVDASAANKPKTDKPAQTASAAPKAGAGTYTVQSGDSLSSIARKTGVGVVALKQANGMQDGLLKIGQTLKVPAGGTATVASAKPAKVDPVTTATTQPAAKPTETLATYTPPKKDAKVIQQAEDDDAVAPDATGIGKMRWPVRGRVISNFGGGKDGVDIAVPEGTPVKAAENGVVIYAGDGLKEFGNTVLVRHENGLVTVYGHARSIEVQRGQKVKRGQEIALSGMSGTTDSPKLHFEVRKNSAPVDPSGYLE; encoded by the coding sequence ATGCAATTCAGTGTTTTGAAGGCAAACGGGCGTACTCTGTCGCGGGGCTGCGCTGTCCTCATGCTAGCCGGAGTGGCGGCGGGGTGTAGCTCCCAAGTCTCGCGGTTCAATGGTGTCGACGACGTCTTCACCTCCTCGACCAACAATCAGCGCGCCATCATCGACAAGCAGAGCACTGCGCAGCCCTATCCGGGCGATGTGGCGGCCGAGCCGATCGCTGCGGCACCTGTCGATGGCAGCCATAACCAGTCGGTCAGCCGCTCCAGCCTGGAGCCAGTCACCGTCCAGCAGCTGCCGCCGCCGAGCGCGCCCAAAGCTGCTCCGATGCGCACCGCTTCCGCGCCGGCGCTTGCACCGGCACCGCATGTCGACAGAACGACTACCGGCACCGTCCAGCCGGCGAGGCCGTTCAAGAATGCCGGTGACTCCGATCCGAAACCACTTGCGGCTGGTACGCCGCATGCGACCGAGATCGTGGTCAGCGACGGCGAGACCATTTCCGGCATCGCTCATCGCTATCATGTGCCCGCCGACGTGATCATGAAGGTCAACGGCTTGAGCGCCACCAAGGGGCTGAAGACCGGTCAGAAACTGGTCATCCCGGCCTATGCCTATTCAAGCAAGGGGACAGAGCCGAAACTTGCCGACGGCAAGCCGGCAAACAGCCCCAAGGCGCCGGCGCCGGAGAAGGTCGCCGTACTGCCGCAGCAGCCGAAACTCAAGGACGGCAAGTCCGCCGCGCAGGTTGACGCTTCGGCAGCGAACAAGCCGAAGACCGACAAGCCGGCGCAGACTGCCTCGGCCGCGCCAAAAGCCGGCGCGGGCACCTACACGGTCCAGTCGGGCGACAGCCTGTCCTCCATCGCCAGGAAGACCGGCGTTGGCGTCGTGGCGCTGAAGCAGGCGAACGGCATGCAAGACGGCCTGCTCAAGATCGGCCAGACGCTGAAGGTTCCGGCAGGTGGCACCGCAACGGTCGCCAGCGCCAAGCCGGCCAAAGTTGATCCGGTGACGACTGCGACCACCCAACCGGCGGCAAAGCCGACGGAGACGCTCGCCACCTACACGCCGCCGAAGAAGGACGCCAAGGTTATCCAGCAGGCCGAGGACGACGACGCTGTTGCGCCCGATGCCACCGGCATCGGCAAGATGCGTTGGCCGGTGCGTGGCCGCGTCATCTCCAATTTTGGTGGCGGCAAGGATGGTGTCGACATCGCCGTGCCTGAGGGGACGCCGGTCAAGGCGGCCGAAAACGGCGTGGTCATCTATGCCGGCGACGGCCTCAAGGAATTCGGCAATACGGTTCTGGTGCGCCACGAAAACGGGCTGGTCACCGTATATGGCCACGCCAGGTCGATCGAAGTGCAGCGCGGCCAGAAGGTCAAGCGCGGCCAGGAAATCGCGCTGTCGGGCATGAGCGGGACCACCGACTCGCCGAAACTGCACTTCGAAGTGCGCAAGAACTCGGCCCCGGTCGACCCCTCTGGCTATCTCGAATAG
- a CDS encoding Mth938-like domain-containing protein produces MAKGIVIREAHFPGRAPIEAYGNGGFRFADMSHRGSLLCLPSGIHGWEPADPLALTAADFDLLLAEAGKVEILLVGTGKDLRPLPAALRAALKAAGIGSDPMSTGAAVRTYNVLLAEDRAVAAALIAVD; encoded by the coding sequence GTGGCAAAAGGCATCGTCATCCGCGAGGCGCATTTCCCCGGACGGGCGCCGATCGAAGCCTACGGCAATGGCGGGTTCCGCTTCGCCGACATGTCGCATCGCGGCTCGCTTCTTTGCCTGCCCTCCGGCATCCATGGCTGGGAGCCGGCCGATCCGCTGGCCCTGACGGCGGCGGATTTCGACCTGCTGCTGGCCGAGGCCGGCAAGGTCGAGATCCTGCTGGTCGGCACAGGCAAGGATTTGCGGCCCTTGCCGGCAGCACTTCGGGCGGCGCTGAAGGCGGCTGGCATTGGCTCCGACCCGATGTCGACGGGGGCAGCGGTGCGGACCTACAATGTGCTGCTTGCCGAAGACCGCGCCGTGGCCGCGGCGCTCATCGCCGTCGACTGA
- the yajC gene encoding preprotein translocase subunit YajC yields MFVTPAYAQATGTPLGPFGDIGMILPFVLIFVIMYFLIIRPQRAQLKKRQEMISAVRRGDTVITGGGFVGKVTKVIDDNELEIDLGGGTKVTALRSTIADVRVKGEPVANQNAKK; encoded by the coding sequence ATGTTCGTCACACCGGCATACGCCCAAGCTACCGGAACTCCGCTTGGTCCGTTCGGGGATATCGGCATGATACTCCCGTTCGTTCTGATCTTCGTGATCATGTATTTCCTCATCATCCGGCCGCAGCGCGCCCAGTTGAAGAAGCGCCAGGAGATGATCTCGGCCGTGCGCCGTGGCGACACGGTCATCACCGGCGGCGGCTTCGTCGGCAAGGTGACCAAGGTGATCGACGACAATGAGCTTGAGATCGACCTTGGCGGCGGCACCAAGGTGACGGCGCTGCGCTCGACGATCGCCGATGTTCGGGTCAAGGGCGAGCCGGTGGCCAACCAGAACGCCAAGAAGTAA
- a CDS encoding DUF1127 domain-containing protein, translated as MNLIRNYRNWRVYRDTVTELGRLSNRQLHDLGIVRDEIKIIARRATI; from the coding sequence ATGAACCTGATCCGCAACTATCGTAACTGGCGCGTTTACCGCGACACCGTTACCGAGCTGGGTCGCCTTTCGAACCGTCAGCTCCATGATCTCGGCATCGTCCGTGACGAGATCAAGATCATCGCCCGCAGGGCGACGATCTAA
- a CDS encoding phytoene/squalene synthase family protein, producing MTDTADIVMEAVRAGDHDRYVCALYAPADKRAALFSLYAFNAEIASVRDRIHEALPGEVRLQWWRDVIAAEAAATGNPLADALKATISAHSLPKTAFDNMLEARIFDLYDDPMPSRTDLEGYCGETAAALIQLAAMVLDPNEAPRFAELAGRAGCAQAMTGLLLLLPLHRRRGQCFVPADILAAAGSSPEEFVSGDGGPGAQRAVAAMIALAQEHLRAFEQGASALPETLRPAFLPLALTSAYLGKMASGRRSPLGGAARLSALRRHWLLLRRATRGWSAS from the coding sequence GTGACCGATACAGCTGACATCGTCATGGAGGCGGTGCGCGCCGGCGACCATGACCGCTATGTCTGCGCACTCTATGCACCGGCCGACAAGCGCGCGGCGCTGTTTTCGCTTTACGCCTTCAATGCCGAGATCGCCTCTGTCCGCGACCGCATCCACGAGGCATTGCCGGGCGAAGTGAGGCTGCAATGGTGGCGCGATGTCATCGCTGCTGAAGCCGCAGCCACAGGCAACCCGCTCGCCGATGCGCTGAAGGCGACGATTTCTGCCCATAGCCTGCCCAAAACTGCCTTCGACAACATGCTCGAGGCCCGCATCTTCGACCTCTATGACGATCCGATGCCGTCGCGCACCGATCTCGAGGGCTATTGCGGCGAGACGGCGGCCGCGCTGATCCAGCTGGCGGCGATGGTGCTCGATCCCAATGAGGCGCCGCGCTTTGCCGAACTGGCGGGCAGGGCCGGCTGCGCCCAGGCGATGACCGGCCTGTTGCTGCTGTTGCCGCTGCATCGCCGACGCGGGCAATGCTTCGTGCCGGCGGATATCCTTGCAGCGGCCGGCTCGTCGCCGGAGGAGTTCGTCAGCGGCGACGGCGGCCCCGGCGCTCAGCGCGCGGTGGCTGCGATGATTGCATTAGCGCAGGAGCATCTCCGCGCTTTCGAGCAAGGGGCGTCCGCACTTCCGGAAACGCTGCGTCCGGCGTTCCTGCCGCTGGCGCTGACCAGCGCCTATCTCGGCAAGATGGCGAGTGGTCGTCGCTCGCCGCTTGGCGGCGCAGCCCGGCTTTCGGCTCTGCGCCGGCATTGGCTGTTGCTCAGGCGCGCAACGCGGGGTTGGTCAGCCAGTTGA
- the trmFO gene encoding methylenetetrahydrofolate--tRNA-(uracil(54)-C(5))-methyltransferase (FADH(2)-oxidizing) TrmFO — MSKNPIHVVGGGLAGSEAAWQAAQAGVPVVLHEMRPVRGTDAHKTDGLAELVCSNSFRSDDAENNAVGLLHAEMRLAGSLIMSAGDANQVPAGGALAVDRDGFSDAVTKRLEAHPLITIEREEVPGLPPAEWDQAIIATGPLTAPSLAQSIAEATGADALAFFDAIAPIIHFDTIDMDICWFQSRYDKVGPGGTGKDYINCPMDKDQYLAFVQALVDGQKTEFKQWEGTPYFDGCLPIEIMAERGVETLRYGPMKPMGLTNAHNPTVKAYAVVQLRQDNALGTLYNMVGFQTKLKHAEQVRVFRTIPGLENAEFARLGGLHRNTYINSPTLLDASLQLKSRPGLRFAGQITGCEGYVESAAIGLLAGRFAAAERLGHAPSLPPLTTAFGALLNHITGGHIVSDDEPGKRSFQPMNVNFGLFPPVEAPKTEGKRLRGKDKTVAKRHAITSRARADCREWLGLPAQTAEAAE, encoded by the coding sequence ATGAGCAAAAATCCTATCCACGTCGTCGGCGGCGGCCTCGCCGGCTCCGAAGCCGCATGGCAGGCAGCGCAAGCCGGCGTTCCCGTCGTCCTGCATGAGATGCGCCCGGTGCGCGGCACCGATGCGCACAAGACCGATGGGCTTGCCGAACTCGTCTGTTCCAATTCCTTCCGCTCCGACGATGCCGAGAACAATGCCGTCGGCCTGCTGCATGCCGAAATGCGGTTGGCCGGCTCGCTGATCATGAGTGCCGGCGACGCCAACCAGGTGCCGGCCGGCGGCGCGCTGGCCGTCGATCGCGACGGCTTCTCCGACGCGGTGACGAAAAGGCTCGAAGCGCACCCGCTGATCACCATCGAGCGGGAGGAAGTGCCGGGCTTGCCGCCGGCGGAATGGGACCAGGCGATCATCGCCACCGGCCCGTTGACCGCGCCGTCGCTCGCCCAGTCGATCGCCGAGGCAACCGGCGCCGACGCGCTGGCCTTCTTCGACGCCATCGCCCCGATCATCCATTTCGACACGATCGACATGGACATTTGCTGGTTCCAGTCGCGCTACGACAAGGTTGGGCCCGGCGGCACCGGCAAGGACTACATCAACTGCCCGATGGACAAGGACCAGTATCTCGCCTTCGTACAGGCGCTGGTCGACGGCCAGAAGACCGAATTCAAGCAGTGGGAAGGCACGCCCTATTTCGACGGCTGCCTGCCGATCGAGATCATGGCCGAGCGCGGCGTCGAGACGCTGCGCTACGGGCCGATGAAGCCGATGGGGCTGACCAATGCCCACAATCCGACGGTAAAAGCCTATGCCGTGGTGCAGCTGCGTCAGGACAATGCGCTGGGCACGCTCTACAACATGGTCGGTTTCCAGACCAAGCTGAAGCATGCCGAGCAGGTGCGCGTGTTCCGCACCATTCCGGGTCTGGAAAACGCCGAGTTCGCCCGTCTCGGCGGCCTGCACCGCAACACCTACATCAACTCGCCGACCTTGCTCGACGCCTCGCTGCAGCTGAAGTCGCGGCCGGGCCTGCGCTTTGCCGGCCAGATCACCGGCTGCGAGGGCTATGTCGAGAGCGCGGCGATCGGCCTGCTCGCCGGCCGCTTCGCCGCCGCCGAGCGGCTCGGCCACGCGCCATCGCTGCCACCGCTCACCACCGCCTTCGGCGCCTTGCTCAACCACATCACGGGCGGCCACATCGTTTCCGACGACGAGCCGGGCAAACGCTCGTTCCAGCCGATGAACGTCAATTTCGGCCTGTTCCCGCCGGTCGAAGCGCCGAAGACCGAAGGCAAACGCCTGCGCGGCAAGGACAAGACGGTGGCCAAGCGCCACGCGATCACCTCACGCGCGCGGGCAGATTGTCGGGAGTGGCTAGGGCTGCCGGCGCAAACAGCGGAAGCTGCTGAATAG
- a CDS encoding ATP-binding protein codes for MTDSTIEALNQKLDRLIEAVTRLAPPPVPQTDLAVADCFVWQADPGYLEPVRKVNRVDIGLIRGVDRVRDILVENTERFAAGHAANNVLLWGARGMGKSSLVKAVHAQINAQAKSDLPLKLIEIHREDIDTLPRLMGLLKAAPFRFILFCDDLSFDHDDTSYKSLKAALEGGVEGRPANVIFYATSNRRHLLPRDMIDNERSTAINPSEAVEEKVSLSDRFGLWLGFHKCSQDEYLDMVNSYASHHGLTIDPEQLRADALEWATTRGSRSGRVAWQFTQDLAGRLGKPLND; via the coding sequence ATGACCGACAGCACCATCGAGGCCCTGAACCAAAAGCTCGACCGCCTGATCGAGGCGGTCACCCGCCTCGCCCCGCCGCCGGTGCCGCAAACCGATCTTGCGGTTGCCGATTGCTTCGTCTGGCAGGCCGACCCCGGCTATCTCGAGCCGGTGCGCAAGGTCAACCGCGTCGACATCGGCCTGATCCGCGGCGTCGACCGCGTGCGCGACATTCTGGTCGAAAACACGGAACGCTTCGCCGCCGGCCATGCCGCCAACAATGTGTTGTTGTGGGGTGCGCGCGGCATGGGCAAATCCTCGCTGGTCAAGGCCGTGCATGCGCAGATCAACGCCCAGGCCAAATCCGACCTGCCGCTCAAGCTGATCGAGATCCATCGCGAGGATATCGACACGCTGCCCAGGCTGATGGGCCTGCTGAAGGCGGCGCCGTTTCGCTTCATCCTGTTTTGCGACGACCTCTCCTTCGACCATGACGACACCTCCTACAAGTCGCTGAAGGCAGCCCTTGAAGGCGGCGTCGAGGGCCGCCCGGCCAATGTCATCTTCTACGCCACGTCGAACCGCCGGCACCTGTTGCCGCGCGACATGATCGACAATGAGCGCTCGACCGCCATCAACCCGTCCGAGGCGGTCGAGGAAAAGGTTTCGCTGTCCGACCGTTTCGGCCTGTGGCTCGGCTTCCACAAATGTTCGCAGGACGAATATCTCGACATGGTCAACAGCTATGCCAGCCATCACGGGCTCACTATCGACCCGGAGCAGCTGCGCGCCGACGCCCTGGAATGGGCAACGACACGCGGCAGCCGCTCGGGCCGCGTCGCCTGGCAGTTCACCCAGGATCTGGCCGGCCGGCTCGGCAAGCCGCTGAACGACTGA
- a CDS encoding GDYXXLXY domain-containing protein, which yields MMSGKKLVISALVLALVQIGFLSWIIGGRAAILRNGKEVLLKVEPVDPRDLLRGDYIILGYEISRLPVKLIANIPAGQLVSENTPIVVRLKPGADGYWHATTAWFGKAPTPATADEADIVGQVAPGWTLDPESTIAPQYGIDRFYLPEGQGMAIQNDMRVRPFGVRIALAASGQAQIKALMDGDKTLFEEPLY from the coding sequence ATGATGTCGGGAAAGAAACTTGTCATCTCGGCGCTGGTCCTGGCGCTCGTCCAGATCGGCTTCCTGAGCTGGATCATCGGCGGCCGCGCGGCGATCCTGCGCAACGGCAAGGAGGTCTTGCTGAAAGTCGAGCCGGTCGATCCGCGCGATCTGCTGCGCGGCGACTATATTATCCTCGGCTATGAAATATCGCGCTTGCCGGTGAAGCTGATCGCCAACATCCCGGCCGGCCAGCTCGTGAGCGAGAACACGCCGATCGTGGTCCGGCTGAAGCCGGGTGCCGACGGCTATTGGCATGCGACCACGGCCTGGTTCGGCAAGGCTCCGACGCCGGCGACCGCCGACGAAGCCGATATTGTCGGCCAGGTCGCGCCGGGCTGGACGCTTGATCCTGAATCCACGATCGCACCGCAATACGGCATCGACCGCTTCTACCTACCTGAGGGCCAGGGCATGGCGATCCAGAACGACATGCGGGTGCGGCCATTCGGCGTGCGCATCGCGCTCGCCGCCAGTGGCCAGGCACAGATCAAGGCGCTGATGGACGGCGACAAGACATTGTTTGAGGAACCGCTCTACTAG
- the secDF gene encoding protein translocase subunit SecDF, with amino-acid sequence MLYFSRLKMILIWIAVAVTFILAAPNLFPASTLAQLPNWVPKRQMTLGLDLQGGSHILLQMDQNDLVKAQLETTRDEIRTLLRDAKVGYTGLGGTGRTVQVRITDPTQIDAAKAALKPLTDPVAAGLFTGGSIQEMSLDDSEAGLLKFTVTDAGIKYRTSAALAQSIEVVERRVNELGTTEPIVQRQGDDRVLVQVPGLQDPQRLKEIIGQTAKMTFQMVDTSMSVQDALNGRPPAGSSVLYSQDDPPVPYLVENRVIVSGEDLAKATATYDSRNNEPVVSFVFNSRGATRFGQATQQNVGKPFAIILDNQVISAPVIREPILGGSGQISGNFTAESANDLAVLLRAGALPAKLTVIEERTVGPGLGQDSIHAGKVAGIIGSILVVAFMFVAYGLLGFLANIALAVHVAMIVGVLSLLGATLTLPGIAGIVLTIGMAVDSNVLIYERIREERRAGRSVIQSIDTGFTKALATIVDSNVTSLIATVVLFYLGTGPVKGFAITYAIGILTTVFTAFTFTRLLVSIWLRRARPKELPRAPVTFVPAGTKIPFMGIRRWTFALSSLLSVLSVVLFMTVDINYGIDFKGGSIIEVQSKQGDADIGDIRSRLSELNIGEVQVQQFGAPNDVLIRVGTQDGGENAEQTVIDKVRGELQDNYDFRRVEVVGPTVSGELAKQGTIAMIIALIGILVYVWFRFEWQFAVGAIVATVHDVVMTLGFFVITGLEFNQSSLAAILTIIGYSLNDTIVVYDRVREDLRKYKRMPLPQLLNNAINETLSRTTLTSVTTILALLALVLFGGEVIRSFTMAMLFGVVFGTYSSIFIAAPLLILFRLRPQGASADEEKPVGGGKAMAT; translated from the coding sequence ATGCTGTATTTTTCGCGCCTGAAGATGATCCTGATCTGGATCGCCGTGGCCGTCACATTCATCCTTGCCGCGCCAAATCTCTTCCCGGCCAGCACATTGGCGCAATTGCCCAACTGGGTGCCGAAGCGGCAGATGACGCTTGGTCTCGATCTGCAGGGCGGTTCGCACATCCTCTTGCAGATGGACCAGAATGATCTCGTCAAGGCGCAGCTGGAAACGACGCGCGACGAGATCCGCACGCTGCTGCGCGATGCCAAGGTGGGCTATACCGGCCTTGGCGGCACCGGCAGGACGGTACAAGTGCGCATCACCGATCCAACCCAGATCGATGCCGCCAAGGCGGCGCTTAAGCCGCTGACCGATCCGGTCGCCGCCGGCCTGTTCACCGGTGGCTCCATCCAGGAAATGTCCCTGGATGATTCCGAAGCCGGGCTGCTCAAATTCACCGTCACCGACGCCGGCATCAAATACCGCACCTCAGCCGCATTGGCGCAGTCGATCGAAGTCGTCGAGCGTCGCGTCAACGAACTCGGCACCACCGAGCCGATCGTGCAGCGGCAGGGCGACGACCGTGTGCTCGTCCAGGTGCCGGGCCTGCAGGATCCGCAAAGGCTGAAGGAGATCATCGGCCAGACCGCCAAGATGACCTTCCAGATGGTGGATACCTCGATGTCGGTGCAGGATGCGCTCAACGGCCGCCCGCCGGCAGGCTCCTCGGTGCTTTATTCGCAGGACGATCCGCCGGTTCCGTATCTGGTGGAAAATCGCGTCATCGTGTCCGGCGAAGATCTTGCCAAGGCGACGGCAACCTATGATTCCCGAAACAACGAGCCGGTGGTTTCGTTCGTCTTCAACTCGCGCGGTGCGACACGGTTCGGCCAGGCGACCCAGCAGAATGTCGGCAAGCCGTTCGCCATCATCCTCGACAATCAGGTGATTTCGGCGCCGGTGATCCGCGAACCGATCCTCGGCGGCAGCGGCCAGATTTCAGGCAATTTCACCGCCGAAAGCGCCAACGACCTCGCCGTGCTGCTGCGCGCCGGCGCGCTGCCGGCAAAGCTGACCGTGATCGAAGAACGCACCGTCGGCCCAGGCCTCGGCCAGGATTCGATCCATGCCGGCAAGGTCGCCGGCATCATCGGCTCCATTCTCGTCGTCGCCTTCATGTTCGTCGCCTACGGACTTCTCGGCTTCCTCGCCAACATTGCGCTCGCCGTGCACGTGGCGATGATCGTCGGGGTTTTGTCGCTGCTTGGCGCGACGCTGACCTTGCCCGGCATTGCCGGTATCGTGCTGACCATCGGCATGGCGGTCGATTCCAACGTGCTGATCTATGAGCGTATCCGCGAGGAGCGACGGGCCGGCCGTTCGGTCATCCAGTCGATCGACACAGGCTTCACCAAGGCGTTGGCGACAATCGTGGATTCCAACGTGACGTCGCTGATTGCCACGGTCGTGCTGTTCTATCTCGGCACCGGACCGGTCAAGGGCTTCGCCATCACCTATGCCATCGGCATCTTGACCACGGTCTTCACCGCCTTCACCTTCACCCGTCTGCTGGTGTCGATCTGGCTGCGCCGTGCGCGTCCGAAGGAATTGCCGCGTGCGCCGGTGACCTTCGTTCCGGCCGGCACGAAAATCCCGTTCATGGGCATCCGCCGCTGGACGTTCGCGCTGTCCAGCCTGCTGTCGGTCCTCTCGGTCGTGCTGTTCATGACCGTCGACATCAACTACGGCATCGACTTCAAGGGCGGCTCGATCATCGAGGTGCAATCCAAGCAAGGCGACGCCGATATTGGCGATATCAGAAGCCGGTTGTCGGAGCTTAATATCGGTGAGGTGCAGGTCCAGCAATTCGGCGCGCCGAATGACGTGCTGATCCGCGTTGGCACCCAGGATGGCGGCGAGAACGCCGAGCAGACCGTCATCGACAAGGTGCGCGGCGAGCTGCAGGACAATTACGATTTCCGCCGCGTCGAGGTGGTGGGCCCCACCGTTTCGGGCGAGCTGGCCAAGCAAGGCACGATTGCCATGATCATCGCGCTGATCGGCATCCTGGTCTATGTCTGGTTCCGCTTCGAATGGCAGTTCGCGGTCGGCGCCATCGTGGCGACAGTGCACGATGTGGTGATGACGCTGGGCTTCTTCGTCATCACCGGGCTCGAGTTCAACCAGTCTTCGCTGGCGGCGATCCTGACCATTATCGGCTATTCGCTCAACGACACGATCGTCGTCTATGACCGTGTTCGAGAAGATTTGCGAAAATACAAACGAATGCCGCTCCCGCAATTGTTGAACAACGCCATCAACGAGACGCTGTCGAGAACGACGCTGACTTCGGTGACGACCATCCTGGCGCTGCTCGCGCTGGTGCTGTTCGGCGGCGAGGTGATCCGTTCGTTCACCATGGCGATGCTGTTCGGCGTCGTCTTCGGTACCTATTCGTCGATCTTCATCGCAGCACCCTTGCTGATCTTGTTCAGGCTCAGGCCGCAGGGAGCGAGCGCCGATGAGGAGAAGCCGGTTGGTGGCGGCAAGGCCATGGCGACCTGA